The Helianthus annuus cultivar XRQ/B chromosome 15, HanXRQr2.0-SUNRISE, whole genome shotgun sequence genomic sequence taaatattaatgtTCGTGTTTAGAAGTttaatgttttgtttttataacTTTCGATATAAATAATACGAAAATAAAAAATGTATATTGATATAAATAACTTAATTATTAAAAATGAATGTAAAAGTGGTGATGATTTGGAAATATAAGCATTGGTAAAAATGTTCGTGTGAATTATAAATGCATTTATCACCTTGCATTGATGATTTTTTAAGGTTTTGGACCGGCTAAAAGATTAATTTAAGGCTTTTAACACAAAACCAAAACTCATATAACATAACAGGCCTTTTAAAGTTTTTTTGAACTTATTACAATTACACCTTGTAAACATATAAATTGGTACAAGTTCATGATTAAGTCACAGGTAATGAGAATCTTTTATCACATCACCCATAAAATATGCTATAAAAGTTCATGATTAAGTCGCAGGTAATGAGAATTTTTTTGAACCTCACTTTGTCTGTCCAGACTTGCGTATAATTTTCAGGTTCGTGTTAGGTTGAACACAAGCCATAATTCAGCTATAAAAAAAGTATGAAATGCCAACACTTTGCAAGCATAAAATACAGATCAAAGTCAGCAACCAAACATAAAACAGACCAAAGGGAAAACCACATAAGGATTTTTCTACAAACTCATGCTACTTGTATCTCTGATTTACTTCCAAACCTAACATGAATACTTAAGTCTGCATGGCATGATAGTTCTCCAATTCCTTGTCAAGTTCATCAGCAGATTTGTCAACCGCCGCTGGCTTCCTCCCTCGACCACGCCCACGACCACCACTTTGTCCTCGCCCACGACCACGGCCCCGCCCAGCACTGCCGCCACGTCCATTCAGTGTGGCACCACCACGGCTGTTCTTTATACCACCACGGGTTCTCTGACTACAAAGCATAATGCAACAAATAAGATAAAATCAACACACATGAATTGTTTCAAACAAGCTTTATGATTAATAGAAAATAAGAAAATAACAAGTCGTGAGACATTAGGCTTCCACAAGTCAAAGTTAAATGCACGCACCCAGGTGTACGATTAAATCCACCAGCTCCTCTTCCACGAGCCACTCCAGGCCTAACAGGAGGATAAAACCATTATAGAATAGAAACCAACATGCATATGTCAATGTGTGTCGTGCACAAGCTCCGAACCGGTATGTGTGGTACATAATATATAATACGCCTATGTGTTAATGTGTTATGTAACACTTCAAACTAATAAATACATGTCAATGCAAATCATATACAAAAAAGTGGTCAGAGAAGTGGTACTAGTCACATACATCATGACAACGGTCCTCTGCCCGTTTACACCTCCAACCAAGTTCACCCGAGGTGAAAGAGGGACGTCTGACTTAGAGCCTACAATCTCAATCTTCATAGGTTTCCCATCCAATTGTACATTGTTATAACGTTTAAGCGCTTGATATGCATCGCTTCTTCTAGCAAACATTACTTCAGCTGTTCCCTGAACACAAGAATAATTTCAAAATCACACTACAATCCCCGTGATACAACCCTCCACTCATGCCATTAAAATAAAACCTTAGAATTTTAAAACACAATAAATGACTAAATTACTTACATTTGGTCGGCCACTTTTGTCGTAATGAATTGCGTATCTTTTCAGCTCCCCGATCTCAGAAAACAATTCCTAAGTTTTCAAAAAATCAATAACAAAGTAACGTCAAGATAAGGCCCAATATAACAGAACACATGAGGTCCAACCAAAAACACAATGCTAAAGTTGTACCCTTATATCTTCATTAGTCACACCACTGTCCAAGTTAGAAACATATAATTTAGCACCGTTATCCAATCCGTTTACACCTGCTGCTTTTAGGCTCTCTTCCAACAAGTCACGTTGCCATGGCAAATTCATGGGTCTGCGAAAAGACTGGTGCCAGTAGGGACGTATACATGTCAGCATAATACTATAAAGACAGAATATAAAAAAGTTCACCATTCTTCGAGTATATATCCGGAGGGTTTTCAAACTAAGAAATGAATTTAGGTTAAAATGTTAAAAAGATAACGTATCTTAACACCGACAGAAATCAAGCTATGAGTAAAGATAGTCGGGAGTTGAAGACTACACCCACTGATAAAATGTGTGCATATTTACCAGAAGAGAGCTCCAGTTCGTAAGTTCAGTGAAAGAATCTCCTTTCCAAAACTCCATAAACTAGAACGTTAATTGAAATCTCACCCATGAGAGATTCCAAATTATAGCTATAAGATGCGTCATAAACTCCCCTTCCAGACAACCATTAATCGAAACTAAAGCAACCACAACTAAATGGTAATGAACAAAGACGAGAATATGACATCCCCAAACCGTTGAGAGTTCAATCAGTTTGTAACAGAAACTAGTGAAGCCCCATCAAATAGCACTATAAAACCTCTGATTTCATCAAACAAATTATTGCAAAATCCTGAGTACAGCCCATAATCAGGATCCATGAAAGTCATAAAATGACAATACTTTGGAAGTGAAGCGAGAATGAACTTCTCCATGAACATCATACTGTCAATTACCCCTCACGTTTAAATTTGAAAAGAAGATGTTAGAAACTTATAACCACCAGAAGTTTGTGTTTTTTAAATCAGATTCTCAATCAAATGCAAAAGATGTCCATAATCGTGTGCTTGCCTTGGCAATGGTAGTGGCTGATGGCCGAGCATTCACCCTGAGTGGGCCTTTACGAGGTGGTCCTGTAGGTCCTCGCCCACGGCGGGCCCTACCTCCTCGACCCCTACCTCTCTCAGCAGTTCGCCTGCTTTTAATCATATCATCAAGTGACATATCCAACGATGCCATTGCAAATCAGACTCTGCAACCTTACTTTCAGAAATATATTTCCTGTAATTGTAAAAGAAAATTCTAGTCAATCACCAGTTCACCATGTTTtgttttcaatcatatcatgtgaatggatatgttaaaaaaaatatattctaATTCTACTAAAATTGTTCATAAATTTCAGCATCCTCTATGAATCATCACACTTTAGTAGATAAAAAAATTCATAACAATTGTAGTCATATGATAGCATGAATACTAGCGTACCAAATTAACGATCCCAGATTTCTAGTTTCTAGATTATTAACAAAAACAATATCACCACAAcaggacccccccc encodes the following:
- the LOC110911911 gene encoding THO complex subunit 4D isoform X1; translated protein: MASLDMSLDDMIKSRRTAERGRGRGGRARRGRGPTGPPRKGPLRVNARPSATTIAKSFRRPMNLPWQRDLLEESLKAAGVNGLDNGAKLYVSNLDSGVTNEDIRELFSEIGELKRYAIHYDKSGRPNGTAEVMFARRSDAYQALKRYNNVQLDGKPMKIEIVGSKSDVPLSPRVNLVGGVNGQRTVVMMPGVARGRGAGGFNRTPGQRTRGGIKNSRGGATLNGRGGSAGRGRGRGRGQSGGRGRGRGRKPAAVDKSADELDKELENYHAMQT
- the LOC110911911 gene encoding THO complex subunit 4D isoform X2 yields the protein MEFWKGDSFTELTNWSSLLSFRRPMNLPWQRDLLEESLKAAGVNGLDNGAKLYVSNLDSGVTNEDIRELFSEIGELKRYAIHYDKSGRPNGTAEVMFARRSDAYQALKRYNNVQLDGKPMKIEIVGSKSDVPLSPRVNLVGGVNGQRTVVMMPGVARGRGAGGFNRTPGQRTRGGIKNSRGGATLNGRGGSAGRGRGRGRGQSGGRGRGRGRKPAAVDKSADELDKELENYHAMQT